Genomic segment of Gloeocapsa sp. DLM2.Bin57:
ACGAGATGTTAAAAGAGCTTTAATTGCAGCTGATGTCAATATAGAAGTAGTCAAAACTTTTATCAGTGAAGTAGAAAATAATGCTTTAGGTGCAGAAGTAATCTCAGGAGTAAATCCAGGAGAACAATTTGTCAAAATAGTCTATGACGAATTAGTCAAAGTCATGGGAGAAAGTAACGTTCCCCTGGCTAGTAATACTCAACCACCTACGGTAATTCTGATGGCAGGTTTACAAGGTGCGGGTAAAACCACCGCTACAGCTAAACTCGCCCTCTATCTCCAGAAACAAAAACGTAGTTGTCTGATGGTAGCTACAGATATTTATCGTCCCGCGGCGATCGACCAATTAATTACCCTAGGTAAACAGATTGATATACCAGTTTTTGAACTAGGTACAGAGGTTAATCCCGTAGATATTGCTCGTCAAGGTGTCGCCAAAGCCAAAGAAATGGGGGTCGATACTGTAATTATAGATACAGCGGGAAGATTACAGATTGACTCAGACATGATGACAGAATTGAGTCAAATCAAACAAACGGTCAACCCTGATGATACCCTCCTAGTGGTAGATGCGATGATTGGTCAAGAAGCGGCTAATCTAACTCGCACCTTTCACGAAGAAATAGGCATTACAGGAGCTATTTTAACTAAACTCGACGGTGATAGTCGCGGTGGGGCTGCTTTATCCGTACGTCAAATCTCAGGTCAACCCATCAAATTTATTGGGGTTGGAGAAAAAGTCGAAGCCCTAGAGCCATTTTACCCCGATCGCCTCGCTTCTCGTATCCTCAATATGGGGGATATTCTCACCTTAGTAGAAAAAGCTCAAGAAGAATTAGATATCTCTGATCTCGAAAAGATGCAATCGAAAATTGTCGAGGCGAGATTCGATTTTAACGACTTTCTCAAACAGATGCGCCTCTTAAAAAATATGGGTTCTCTCGGTGGAGTACTTAAATTAATCCCCGGGATGAATAAACTCAGTAGTAATGACCTCGCTAAAGGAGAATCACAACTCAAACAAACCGAAGCGATGATTAATTCGATGACGAAAGAAGAACGCAGTAATCCCGATTTACTCGCTAAATCTCCTAGTCGTCGTCGTCGTATCGCTAAAGGTTCAGGATTCGCAGAAAGAGACATCAGTAAACTAGTTACTGACTTTACCAGAATGCGCTCTATGATGCAACAAATGAGCACAGGTGGAATGCCAGCTTTACCTGGTATGGGGGGTATGGGTGGACTCTTTGGGGGTGGGAATCTCCCTCAAGCACCTAACCAAGGTAAGAAACCGAAAAAACCGAAGAAAAAGAAAAAAGGTTTCGGGGATTTGTAATTAGCTTAGTACAATTTAGCTATTCTGTTTGTTTCCATTATCCTAGCTTCTTCTGCAGGTTTATAACCTTCGCGATTTTGCCAGAGCACAAACATAGCTGTAACTAAGAGAAAGTAACCAAAAGCCTTTTGGAGATGTTTAGCTTGCACAAACTTGACTAAATATGCTCCCGCTAAAATTCCTAAACTGGCAGCGATCGTAAAAGATAATAACAAATTCCAGTCGATCGCTACTCGACCAAAATACCCCCAAAATCCAGCTACAGAGTTCATAAAAATAATCAGTAAAGATGTGCCGATCGCCTGTTTCATCGGTAACTTAGCTAGTAAAACTAAAGCAGGAACGATCGCAAATCCTCCCCCTACTCCCACTAAACCTGTAAGTATTCCTACTCCTATTCCTTCGGTTACTAACCATAACCAACAATAGCGACATACTGGCTTTGGATATAAATCTAGTTCATCTTCTTTAACTTGATGACGTTTATTACTTTTAATAATCATCAACACAGCAGCTATCAGCATCATGAACGCAAATAGCAACATCTGCATTGTTTCTGTAACCATGGGAAGGGTAGCTAAACGAGCACCTGTATAAGCCCCAATCATGGTAGAAAAGCCAAAAATACCCGCTGTTTTTAACTTGACGTTGCCTAATTTCCAGTGAGGAATTGCTCCTAGTAAACTAACTGAACCTACAGCTACTAAGGTTAACACAATCGCTTCTTTTGGGGGTACTTTCATTAAATAAACTAGAGTAGGTAAAGCTAAAACCGAACCTCCTCCCCCAATTAAACCTAGGCTAATACCAATACAGATAGCAATCAGATGACCAATAATCCAGGTAATAGTAAACATTTTGATAATCTATTCAGTAAGGGTAAGCCATTCTAACACCACGGGAAAGGGTATAGAGATAGTAACGGGTTTTTCTAGGGGTAAACTCAACTCTAGAGAATCCGACTCAGGTAAGTTAGATAAAATCTCTTGAAACTCATATTCACCTACGTTAGCTGCGGGAGATTTATTAGCTAGGATATCCTTAGCTGTCAATACTTCTCCTGTGGAGGTAGTTATGTTTAAATCTTGGGGATGGAGAAAACTAGTTTTGTCGGGAAAACCAACTAAACGTAGGTGAAGGGTTTCTGTTTCTCCTGTTTTAACTCGTTTAAATAATACTACTTGCCAAGCATTACCTGTACTATCCTTGAGACTATTACGACTTTGAGACAAGACTTGTCCTGGAGTTTCTTCTATCTGTCGTAGTAAAGCCTCAGCAGGTTGAGCATAACTTAGGTTAATCCCTAAAAAAATCATTACACTTAATAGAAAAGCTAAAAATAACTGTTTCATATCTCTTACCTCAATATTTTCACTGTTTACGTTACATTATATAACTATTTAATGATAAAATAAAACTAATTTTCAAAAAACTATCTCTAAATTTACATGGCTCATATTGTAGTTATTGGTGCAGGAATAGGGGGGTTACCTACAGCGTACGAATTAAGAAAACGTCTCTCCTCTCAACACAGAGTAACCATAATTTCTGATACTCCTTTTTTTACCTTTATTCCCTCTTTACCTTGGGTAGCTTTAGGACTAAAACAATTATCTCAGGTACAGTTAAAAATTGAACCCATCCTTCGTCGTCAAGGTATAGAATGGGTGCAGGGTAAGGTCAAAAGTATCGATCCTTATGCAAAAGAACTAATCGTTGGAGATAATCATACCTTAATTAACTATGACTATGTAGTTATAGCTACGGGAGCATCTTTAAATCTTCAAGCTATACCAGGCTTAGGTCCAGAACATGGTTATACTCAATCTGTCTGTAATCCTCATCATGCAACTTTGGCTGATCAAGCTTGGCAAAAGTTTCTAGACAATCCAGGTCCATTAGTAATTGGTGCGGTCCCCGGGGCGAGTTGTTTTGGT
This window contains:
- a CDS encoding signal recognition particle protein, with amino-acid sequence MFDALAERLEESWKKLRGQNKISQANIQEALRDVKRALIAADVNIEVVKTFISEVENNALGAEVISGVNPGEQFVKIVYDELVKVMGESNVPLASNTQPPTVILMAGLQGAGKTTATAKLALYLQKQKRSCLMVATDIYRPAAIDQLITLGKQIDIPVFELGTEVNPVDIARQGVAKAKEMGVDTVIIDTAGRLQIDSDMMTELSQIKQTVNPDDTLLVVDAMIGQEAANLTRTFHEEIGITGAILTKLDGDSRGGAALSVRQISGQPIKFIGVGEKVEALEPFYPDRLASRILNMGDILTLVEKAQEELDISDLEKMQSKIVEARFDFNDFLKQMRLLKNMGSLGGVLKLIPGMNKLSSNDLAKGESQLKQTEAMINSMTKEERSNPDLLAKSPSRRRRIAKGSGFAERDISKLVTDFTRMRSMMQQMSTGGMPALPGMGGMGGLFGGGNLPQAPNQGKKPKKPKKKKKGFGDL
- a CDS encoding sulfite exporter TauE/SafE family protein translates to MTWIIGHLIAICIGISLGLIGGGGSVLALPTLVYLMKVPPKEAIVLTLVAVGSVSLLGAIPHWKLGNVKLKTAGIFGFSTMIGAYTGARLATLPMVTETMQMLLFAFMMLIAAVLMIIKSNKRHQVKEDELDLYPKPVCRYCWLWLVTEGIGVGILTGLVGVGGGFAIVPALVLLAKLPMKQAIGTSLLIIFMNSVAGFWGYFGRVAIDWNLLLSFTIAASLGILAGAYLVKFVQAKHLQKAFGYFLLVTAMFVLWQNREGYKPAEEARIMETNRIAKLY
- a CDS encoding DUF3122 domain-containing protein, whose protein sequence is MKQLFLAFLLSVMIFLGINLSYAQPAEALLRQIEETPGQVLSQSRNSLKDSTGNAWQVVLFKRVKTGETETLHLRLVGFPDKTSFLHPQDLNITTSTGEVLTAKDILANKSPAANVGEYEFQEILSNLPESDSLELSLPLEKPVTISIPFPVVLEWLTLTE